Proteins from a genomic interval of Streptomyces sp. Tu6071:
- a CDS encoding protein jag produces MTEGTTSAAPEEATDGGDSLSRLEQEGEIAADYLEGLLDIADLDGDIDMDVEADRAAVSIVSDSGRDLQKLVGRDGEVLEALQELTRLAVHRETGDRSRLMLDIAGYRAKKRQELSELGAEAAADAKSSGEPVRLRPMSPFERKVVHDAVKAAGLRSESEGEEPQRFVVVLPA; encoded by the coding sequence GTGACGGAAGGCACTACCTCCGCCGCTCCCGAGGAGGCCACCGACGGTGGCGACTCGCTCAGCCGTCTGGAGCAGGAAGGCGAGATCGCCGCGGACTACCTCGAAGGTCTGCTCGACATCGCCGACCTCGACGGTGACATCGACATGGACGTCGAGGCCGATCGTGCCGCGGTCTCCATCGTCAGCGACAGTGGCCGGGACCTCCAGAAGCTCGTCGGTCGTGACGGCGAGGTCCTGGAGGCTCTCCAGGAGCTGACCCGGCTCGCCGTGCACCGGGAGACCGGTGACCGCAGTCGGCTGATGCTGGACATCGCGGGCTACCGGGCGAAGAAGCGCCAAGAGCTGAGCGAGCTGGGGGCCGAGGCCGCCGCCGACGCGAAGAGCAGCGGCGAGCCGGTCCGGCTGCGTCCCATGTCGCCCTTCGAGCGCAAGGTCGTGCACGACGCGGTCAAGGCGGCGGGGCTCCGCAGCGAGTCCGAGGGCGAGGAACCGCAGCGGTTCGTCGTCGTCCTGCCCGCCTGA
- the rsmG gene encoding 16S rRNA (guanine(527)-N(7))-methyltransferase RsmG, which translates to MTEAAQLPPAPEVARQVFGESFADAVRYAELLADAGVRRGLIGPREVPRLWERHLLNCAVLSEVVPEGVTVCDVGSGAGLPGIPLALVRRDLKITLLEPLLRRTNFLTEVVELLGLDHVTVVRGRAEEVLGTLQPVHVVTARAVAPLDRLAGWGVPLLRPYGEMLALKGDTAEEEVRNAGAALSKLGAVRTSVLHVGEGLVDPLSTVVRVEVGESPGGVRFAAKRAKAARTGRTTRRRR; encoded by the coding sequence GTGACGGAGGCAGCACAGCTCCCCCCGGCCCCGGAGGTAGCCAGGCAGGTCTTCGGCGAGAGCTTCGCCGACGCGGTCCGGTACGCGGAACTCCTCGCCGACGCAGGGGTGCGCCGGGGGCTCATCGGCCCGCGCGAGGTGCCGCGGCTCTGGGAACGCCACCTCCTCAACTGCGCGGTGCTCTCCGAGGTCGTCCCCGAAGGGGTCACCGTCTGCGATGTGGGCTCCGGGGCCGGGCTCCCGGGCATCCCGCTCGCGCTGGTCCGCAGGGACCTCAAGATCACCCTTCTTGAGCCGCTCCTGCGGCGCACCAACTTCCTCACCGAGGTCGTGGAACTCCTCGGCCTCGACCACGTGACGGTCGTCCGCGGCCGGGCCGAGGAAGTGCTCGGCACCCTTCAGCCGGTCCACGTCGTGACCGCCCGCGCTGTCGCCCCGCTCGACCGCCTCGCCGGCTGGGGCGTTCCGCTCCTGCGGCCGTACGGCGAGATGCTGGCGCTGAAGGGCGATACCGCTGAGGAGGAGGTGCGCAACGCGGGCGCCGCGCTCAGCAAGCTGGGTGCCGTACGTACCTCTGTGCTGCACGTCGGTGAGGGCCTGGTGGACCCGCTCTCGACCGTCGTCCGGGTCGAGGTGGGGGAGAGCCCCGGCGGGGTGCGCTTCGCCGCGAAGCGGGCGAAGGCGGCGCGGACGGGAAGGACGACCCGGAGGCGACGCTGA
- a CDS encoding ParA family protein, producing MGGSVQREPEVEEGESLRSDAPIAGPMTEPVPGPRTEAEGDVPRETLPSAQNIPAVPGGQRAAAEALGRSAEGMPRPEQTRIMIVANQKGGVGKTTTTVNLAASLALLGSRVLVIDLDPQGNASTALGIDHHAEVPSIYDVLVESKPLSDVVQPVRDVEGLFCAPATIDLAGAEIELVSLVARESRLQRAIQSYEQPLDYVLIDCPPSLGLLTVNALVAGAEVLIPIQCEYYALEGLGQLLRNVELVRGHLNPTLHVSTILLTMYDGRTRLASQVADEVRSHFGAEVLRTSIPRSVRISEAPSYGQTVLTYDPGSSGALSYFEAAREIALRGAGVFEVPESAPGTGTETAQHSMVEGTQ from the coding sequence ATGGGAGGCTCTGTTCAACGCGAGCCTGAAGTCGAGGAGGGTGAATCCTTGCGGTCCGATGCCCCTATCGCAGGACCGATGACCGAACCGGTCCCCGGTCCCCGTACCGAAGCCGAGGGCGATGTTCCACGTGAAACATTGCCGTCCGCTCAGAACATCCCGGCCGTTCCTGGTGGTCAGCGCGCTGCCGCGGAGGCCCTCGGACGTAGCGCCGAGGGAATGCCACGTCCGGAACAGACCCGGATCATGATCGTGGCGAACCAGAAGGGCGGGGTGGGGAAGACCACCACCACCGTCAATCTGGCCGCTTCGCTCGCCCTGCTCGGCTCGCGTGTACTTGTGATCGACCTCGATCCACAGGGGAACGCCTCGACCGCCCTGGGGATCGACCACCACGCCGAAGTCCCGTCCATCTACGACGTGCTGGTGGAGAGCAAGCCGCTCTCCGATGTGGTGCAGCCAGTGCGCGATGTCGAAGGTCTCTTCTGTGCCCCCGCCACCATCGATCTCGCCGGTGCCGAGATCGAACTCGTCTCGCTGGTGGCTCGGGAGAGCCGCCTCCAGCGGGCGATCCAGTCGTACGAGCAGCCGTTGGACTACGTCCTCATCGACTGCCCACCCAGCCTCGGCCTGCTCACCGTGAACGCACTGGTGGCCGGAGCCGAGGTACTCATCCCGATTCAGTGCGAGTACTACGCCCTGGAGGGCCTTGGGCAGTTGCTGCGCAACGTCGAGTTGGTGCGGGGGCACCTCAACCCCACGCTCCACGTCTCGACGATCCTGCTGACGATGTACGACGGCAGGACGCGCCTCGCCTCACAGGTGGCCGATGAGGTACGCAGCCACTTCGGAGCGGAGGTGCTGCGGACGAGCATTCCTCGCTCGGTCCGTATCTCCGAAGCTCCCAGCTACGGCCAGACCGTACTGACTTATGACCCGGGTTCCAGTGGTGCCCTCTCCTACTTCGAAGCGGCTCGCGAGATCGCGCTTCGGGGAGCGGGTGTCTTCGAGGTCCCGGAGTCCGCCCCTGGCACGGGCACAGAGACCGCACAACACAGCATGGTGGAGGGGACACAGTGA
- a CDS encoding ParB/RepB/Spo0J family partition protein yields the protein MTTQRRGLGRGLQALIPTAASAEKAAAATATRSDGPRVPAAGGPVLGERGVAAAKLTTPVESDVSRETSESEQRGGLPPAPEGAFFAELPLDQIIPNRDQPRAIFDEDALRELIDSIKEVGLLQPVVVRQLDEKQFELIMGERRMRASKEAGLTTIPAIVRATEDDRLLLDALLENLHRSQLTPLEEAHAYEQLLKDFNCTHEELAKRVGRSRPQVTNTLRLLKLSPSVQKKVDAGVLSAGHARELLSVEDSTEQDKLAERIIREGLSVRAVEEITHLMRSHPGPAKSTPKPRAGSVTSPALSELAGRLSDRFETRVKVDLGQKKGKIVVEFASVDDLQRILSQLAPDEGSLFSTQSPAKDEKHDDES from the coding sequence GTGACAACACAGCGCAGGGGGCTCGGGCGTGGGCTCCAGGCCCTCATCCCGACGGCGGCGTCGGCCGAGAAGGCAGCCGCTGCCACGGCCACACGGTCGGACGGACCTCGCGTACCGGCGGCCGGCGGGCCCGTCTTGGGCGAACGGGGCGTGGCAGCGGCCAAGCTGACGACGCCGGTCGAGAGCGATGTTTCACGTGAAACATCGGAGAGCGAGCAGCGCGGCGGGCTGCCTCCGGCGCCGGAAGGCGCCTTCTTCGCCGAGCTTCCGCTCGATCAGATCATCCCGAACCGCGATCAGCCGCGAGCGATCTTCGATGAGGACGCGCTCCGCGAACTCATCGACTCGATCAAGGAAGTGGGGCTGCTTCAGCCCGTCGTCGTGCGCCAGCTCGACGAGAAGCAGTTCGAGCTCATCATGGGTGAGCGCCGTATGCGGGCCAGCAAGGAGGCCGGTCTCACGACGATCCCCGCGATCGTCCGGGCCACGGAGGACGACCGGCTGCTCCTGGACGCGTTGCTGGAGAACCTGCACCGTTCCCAGCTCACGCCACTCGAAGAGGCTCACGCCTACGAGCAGTTGCTGAAGGACTTCAACTGCACCCATGAGGAACTGGCGAAGCGGGTGGGCCGGTCGCGTCCGCAGGTGACCAATACGCTGCGCCTGCTGAAGCTCTCGCCGTCCGTGCAGAAGAAGGTGGACGCGGGGGTGCTCTCCGCCGGCCACGCGCGGGAGTTGCTGTCGGTGGAGGATTCCACCGAGCAGGACAAGCTCGCCGAGCGGATCATCAGGGAGGGGCTCTCCGTCCGCGCGGTGGAGGAGATCACCCACCTCATGCGTTCGCACCCCGGCCCGGCGAAGAGCACGCCGAAGCCGCGGGCGGGTTCGGTGACCTCACCGGCGCTGAGCGAACTGGCCGGTCGGCTCTCGGACCGTTTCGAGACGCGTGTGAAGGTGGACCTGGGGCAGAAGAAGGGGAAGATCGTCGTTGAGTTCGCCTCAGTGGACGACCTTCAGCGCATCCTCTCCCAGCTCGCCCCGGACGAGGGTTCGCTCTTCTCGACGCAGTCCCCGGCAAAGGATGAGAAGCACGACGACGAAAGCTGA
- a CDS encoding GNAT family N-acetyltransferase, with product MGRRLVPLTLDNLADLPMPCRECVFWELDSVRGGEAVAQGTAAQEKEAWLSGVLLEWGSCGRVVYVDDVPAGFVLYAPPAYVPRSTAFPTSPVGPDAVQLMTARIHPGYQGQGLGRVLVQTVAKDLLRRDFKAMEAFGDTRGASATCLLPAEHLLAVGFKTVRAHPTRPRLRLELRSTVSWKEDVEHALDRLLGAVQKEPTLRPL from the coding sequence ATGGGGCGTCGCCTGGTACCGCTCACCCTGGACAACCTCGCTGATCTGCCGATGCCGTGTCGGGAGTGCGTCTTCTGGGAACTCGACTCGGTGCGTGGCGGGGAGGCCGTGGCACAGGGCACCGCCGCGCAGGAGAAGGAAGCCTGGCTCTCCGGCGTTCTCCTGGAATGGGGCTCCTGCGGCCGAGTCGTCTACGTGGACGACGTCCCCGCGGGCTTCGTGCTCTACGCTCCTCCCGCCTACGTCCCCCGCTCCACGGCCTTCCCGACGAGTCCGGTGGGTCCGGACGCCGTACAGCTCATGACCGCCCGCATCCACCCCGGCTATCAAGGTCAGGGCCTGGGGCGGGTACTCGTGCAGACGGTCGCCAAGGACCTGCTGCGGCGCGACTTCAAAGCCATGGAGGCGTTCGGGGACACGCGTGGGGCCTCGGCCACGTGTCTCCTGCCCGCGGAGCATCTGCTCGCGGTGGGCTTCAAGACCGTACGGGCGCACCCGACGAGGCCGCGGTTGCGACTGGAGCTGCGGTCCACGGTCTCCTGGAAGGAAGACGTGGAGCACGCGCTCGACCGGCTTCTCGGCGCGGTCCAGAAGGAGCCGACCCTGCGACCGCTCTGA
- the trxA gene encoding thioredoxin, with translation MAGNLKSVTDADFEEVVLKSDKPVLVDFWAEWCGPCRQIAPSLEAIAKEYGEQIEIVKLDIDANQETATKYGVMSIPTLNVYQGGEVVKTIVGAKPKAAILRDLDAFVTPTA, from the coding sequence GTGGCTGGCAACCTGAAGAGCGTCACCGACGCCGACTTCGAAGAGGTCGTACTCAAGAGCGACAAGCCCGTTCTCGTCGACTTCTGGGCCGAGTGGTGCGGCCCCTGCCGCCAGATCGCCCCGTCCCTGGAGGCCATCGCCAAGGAGTACGGCGAGCAGATCGAGATCGTGAAGCTCGACATCGACGCCAACCAGGAGACGGCGACCAAGTACGGCGTCATGTCTATCCCGACCCTCAACGTCTACCAGGGTGGCGAGGTCGTGAAGACGATCGTCGGCGCGAAGCCTAAGGCCGCGATCCTGCGCGACCTCGACGCCTTCGTGACGCCGACTGCCTGA
- the trxB gene encoding thioredoxin-disulfide reductase, whose amino-acid sequence MSDVRNVIIIGSGPAGYTAALYTARASLKPLVFEGAVTAGGALMNTTEVENFPGFQEGILGPELMDNMRAQAERFGAELIPDDIVSVDLTGEIKTVTDTTGTVHRAKAVIVTTGSQHRKLGLPHEDELSGRGVSWCATCDGFFFKDQDIAVIGGGDTAMEEATFLSRFAKSVTIVHRRDTLRASKAMQERAFADPKISFVWDSEVAEIHGDQKLSHLTLRNLKTGEQSELGVTGLFIAIGHDPRTDLFRGQLDLDDEGYLKVQAPSTHTNQAGVFGAGDVVDHTYRQAITAAGTGCSAALDAERYLAALSDSEQTAEPEKTPAPEQTAAV is encoded by the coding sequence GTGAGTGACGTGCGAAACGTGATCATCATTGGCTCGGGCCCCGCCGGTTACACGGCCGCCCTGTACACCGCGCGCGCGTCGCTCAAGCCGCTGGTCTTCGAGGGCGCGGTCACGGCCGGTGGTGCGCTGATGAACACGACCGAGGTGGAGAACTTCCCCGGTTTCCAGGAGGGCATCCTGGGTCCGGAGCTGATGGACAACATGCGAGCCCAGGCCGAGCGCTTCGGTGCCGAGCTGATCCCGGACGACATCGTCTCCGTGGACCTCACGGGCGAGATCAAGACCGTGACGGACACGACGGGCACCGTGCACCGCGCCAAGGCCGTCATCGTCACGACCGGCTCCCAGCACCGCAAGCTCGGCCTGCCGCACGAGGACGAGCTGTCCGGGCGCGGCGTCTCCTGGTGCGCGACATGCGACGGGTTCTTCTTCAAGGACCAGGACATCGCCGTCATCGGCGGCGGCGACACCGCGATGGAGGAGGCGACTTTCCTCTCGCGCTTCGCCAAGTCCGTCACCATCGTCCACCGCCGGGACACCCTGCGCGCCTCGAAGGCGATGCAGGAGCGTGCCTTCGCCGACCCGAAGATCTCCTTCGTCTGGGACAGCGAGGTGGCCGAGATCCACGGCGACCAGAAGCTCTCCCACCTGACCCTGCGCAACCTCAAGACCGGCGAGCAGAGCGAGCTCGGCGTCACCGGCCTCTTCATCGCGATCGGGCACGACCCGCGGACCGATCTCTTCCGCGGCCAGCTCGACCTCGACGACGAGGGCTACCTCAAGGTCCAGGCCCCCTCGACCCACACCAACCAGGCCGGTGTCTTCGGCGCGGGCGATGTCGTGGACCACACCTACCGGCAGGCCATCACCGCCGCCGGTACGGGGTGCTCCGCGGCCCTTGACGCCGAGCGCTACCTGGCCGCCCTCTCGGACTCGGAGCAGACCGCCGAGCCCGAGAAGACCCCGGCTCCGGAGCAGACGGCCGCCGTCTGA
- the sigM gene encoding RNA polymerase sigma factor SigM has protein sequence MGEGRYEELSDHDLLARHVAGEHEAFGELVRRHRERLWAVALRTLGNREDAADAVQDAFVSAYRAAHTFGGRSAVTTWLHRITVNACLDRARKAEARHTSPVEDTVRLEHLLRPEESAEAPAERADLHRELLGALRTLPAEQRAALVLVDMQGYPVVEAARILDVAPGTVKSRCARGRARLLPLLTHLRTGTTESGTPPAPRKEPSGAPPPAIVPPPGRKGPRRGNQEAGTPVPPQADPQDSTTAQDGGGRA, from the coding sequence GTGGGCGAAGGCCGGTACGAGGAACTCAGCGACCACGATCTGCTCGCCCGGCACGTCGCGGGCGAGCACGAAGCCTTCGGCGAGCTGGTGCGGCGCCACCGCGAACGGCTGTGGGCCGTCGCCCTGCGCACCCTCGGCAACCGTGAGGACGCCGCCGACGCCGTGCAGGACGCCTTCGTCTCGGCCTACCGCGCCGCCCACACCTTCGGCGGCCGGTCCGCGGTGACCACCTGGCTCCACCGCATCACCGTCAACGCCTGCCTCGACCGCGCCCGCAAGGCCGAGGCCCGGCACACCTCGCCCGTCGAGGACACGGTCCGCCTGGAGCACCTGCTCCGCCCCGAGGAATCCGCGGAGGCCCCCGCCGAACGCGCTGACCTGCACCGCGAACTCCTCGGCGCCCTGCGCACCCTCCCGGCCGAACAGCGCGCCGCCCTCGTCCTCGTCGACATGCAGGGCTACCCCGTCGTCGAGGCCGCCCGCATCCTCGACGTGGCCCCGGGGACCGTCAAGAGCAGATGCGCCCGCGGCCGAGCCCGTCTCCTCCCCCTGCTCACGCATCTCCGCACAGGGACCACGGAATCGGGGACGCCCCCCGCACCGCGCAAGGAGCCAAGCGGGGCGCCTCCTCCCGCGATCGTTCCCCCACCCGGCCGCAAGGGACCCCGCAGAGGGAACCAGGAAGCGGGCACCCCCGTCCCACCGCAAGCAGATCCCCAGGACTCCACGACGGCACAGGACGGAGGTGGGCGAGCATGA
- a CDS encoding protein kinase family protein, whose protein sequence is MAERSTSAVDVARESGEEPQTAPAEQATADAKAGAPERDTGHEDTEHSEEEKSEAEPAAAPPELHSGHKLARRYRLEECLTRLDGFSSWRAVDEKLRRAVGVHLLPTAHPRAREVLAAARSTALLSDPRFVQVLDAVEDDELVYVVHEWLPDATELTALLAAGPLQAHEAYEMVRHVAQAMAAAHRAGLSHLRLNPGSVLRTSSGQYRIRGLAVNAALRGVTSEDPARTDTEAIGALLYASLTQRWPYEDDAYGLSGLPKGVGLLPPDQVRAGVHRGLSELAVRALANEGATASRQEPPCTTPAELAAAVDELPRIRPPEPAYTAPPEYQAPAFPQNPYGRPPAGPTPPQTPPAPPPPLQGRTGRALKWGVSGLLIVALGLGSWQLADTFLDKSPEKPKSDSPIEKGSGEKAAPTPKQLPVKDATEYYPDGTPQHTDQVGFTYDGKSDTYWRTKSYADGPDMNPAFKKGVGISYDLGTEKNLSRATIDMLYPGDHTTVTLYAADSLSSSASLSGMKKIAENTTSGSKLTIKAKKPVKARYVVMWVTAMPYAAKDGYSGSGYKQAITDVTFMG, encoded by the coding sequence GTGGCGGAACGCAGCACGTCTGCCGTCGACGTGGCCCGGGAAAGCGGTGAGGAACCGCAGACCGCTCCGGCGGAGCAGGCCACGGCCGACGCGAAGGCCGGTGCCCCCGAGCGGGACACCGGCCACGAGGACACAGAGCACAGCGAGGAAGAGAAGAGCGAGGCGGAGCCCGCCGCCGCTCCCCCCGAGCTGCACAGCGGCCACAAGCTGGCCAGACGCTACCGCCTGGAGGAGTGCCTCACCCGGCTCGACGGCTTCAGCAGCTGGCGTGCCGTGGACGAGAAACTCCGCCGCGCCGTCGGCGTCCACCTGCTGCCCACCGCGCACCCCCGCGCCCGCGAGGTCCTCGCGGCGGCCCGCTCCACCGCGCTCCTCAGCGATCCGCGCTTCGTGCAGGTCCTGGACGCCGTCGAGGACGACGAGCTCGTCTATGTCGTGCACGAGTGGCTCCCCGACGCCACCGAGCTGACCGCGCTGCTCGCCGCCGGACCGCTCCAGGCGCACGAGGCGTACGAGATGGTCCGCCACGTCGCTCAGGCCATGGCGGCGGCCCACCGGGCCGGTCTCTCCCACCTCCGGCTCAACCCGGGCTCCGTGCTCCGCACGTCGAGCGGCCAGTACCGGATTCGCGGACTCGCCGTCAACGCCGCGCTGCGCGGCGTCACGAGCGAGGACCCCGCCCGCACCGACACCGAGGCCATCGGCGCGCTCCTGTACGCCTCGCTCACGCAGCGCTGGCCGTACGAGGACGACGCCTACGGCCTCTCGGGGCTGCCCAAGGGCGTCGGCCTGCTACCGCCCGACCAGGTCCGTGCCGGTGTCCACCGGGGCCTGTCGGAACTGGCCGTACGCGCGCTCGCCAACGAGGGCGCCACGGCCTCGCGGCAGGAGCCGCCCTGCACCACGCCCGCGGAGCTCGCCGCGGCGGTCGACGAGCTGCCCCGCATCCGCCCGCCCGAGCCGGCCTACACCGCGCCGCCCGAGTACCAGGCCCCCGCCTTCCCGCAGAACCCGTACGGGCGCCCGCCCGCGGGCCCCACGCCGCCCCAGACCCCGCCCGCCCCGCCGCCCCCGCTCCAGGGCCGCACCGGGCGCGCGCTCAAGTGGGGTGTGTCCGGGCTGCTCATCGTCGCCCTCGGCCTCGGCAGCTGGCAGCTCGCGGACACCTTCCTCGACAAAAGCCCCGAGAAGCCGAAGAGCGACTCGCCGATCGAGAAGGGCTCCGGCGAGAAGGCCGCGCCCACCCCCAAGCAGCTCCCCGTCAAGGACGCCACCGAGTACTACCCGGACGGCACCCCGCAGCACACCGACCAGGTGGGGTTCACGTATGACGGCAAGAGCGACACCTACTGGCGGACGAAGTCCTACGCGGACGGCCCGGACATGAACCCGGCCTTCAAGAAGGGCGTGGGCATCAGCTACGACCTCGGGACCGAGAAGAACCTCTCCAGAGCGACGATAGACATGCTGTACCCGGGCGATCACACGACCGTGACGCTCTACGCCGCCGACTCGCTCTCCTCCTCCGCCTCGCTCTCCGGGATGAAGAAGATCGCGGAGAACACCACCAGCGGCTCCAAGCTGACCATCAAGGCCAAGAAGCCCGTGAAGGCCCGCTACGTCGTCATGTGGGTCACCGCCATGCCGTACGCGGCCAAGGACGGCTACAGCGGCTCCGGGTACAAGCAAGCCATTACCGATGTGACGTTCATGGGCTAG
- the murJ gene encoding murein biosynthesis integral membrane protein MurJ gives MNAPYDGDREQGASGPAPDGQQPPGQDGPGAQPGPAQPYPGPAAPQQYPPPPQAGRPPHDAYLQDAYQQDPYGGQNPYAQDPVTEAYYDRSAHPPPPPGTYQENGPLYSPPPATPQGPDPRLWARTPAPEPEGPSQHLPYGDDPRTTRFVGVDRIIGGRPGEEQNAFAHLYRDQQGTSAPAAQPPVPEPEPEAPAAGPAKANRAASLLKSSALMAAGTIVSRITGFLRTLVVAGAIGVGTLNDTYQVANTLPTMIYVLVGGGALNAVFIPQLVRAMKNDDDGGEAYANRLLTLVVSLMAAVTLVCVLAAPLFIRLMSTEIANDPAQRAVAIEFARYCLPTMFFMGVHVVLGQILNARGRFGAMMWTPVLNNIVIIATFGAFIWVFGGYTSSGVGAGNVTPDGVRLLGIGTLLGLVVQALAMVPYLRDAGFKLRLRFDWRGHGLGKAIGLAKWTFLFVLANQLGMVVVTQLATAAGHAAEKDGVTGTGITAYNYALLLWQMPQAIITVSVMTAVLPRISRAAADGDAAAVREDISYGLRTSAVAIVPCAFAFLALGVPTTLLLYAGSGSEGARGIGFVLMAFGLGLIPYSVQYVVLRGFYAYEDTRTPFYNTVIVAVTNAAASGLCFLVLPSRWAVAGMAGSYGLAYVVGVGIAWRRLRKRLGGDLDGAHVVRTYARLIGASIPAALVGGGLAYVLLKALGNGAGGALISLVVGGIALLGVFYVAARRMRIAELNSMIGMVRGRLGR, from the coding sequence ATGAACGCGCCGTACGACGGTGACCGCGAGCAGGGCGCGAGCGGCCCCGCCCCGGACGGGCAGCAGCCCCCGGGGCAGGACGGCCCCGGCGCGCAGCCCGGCCCGGCACAGCCGTACCCCGGTCCGGCGGCCCCCCAGCAGTACCCGCCGCCCCCGCAGGCAGGCCGGCCCCCGCACGACGCCTACCTCCAGGACGCCTACCAGCAGGACCCCTACGGCGGCCAGAACCCCTACGCCCAGGACCCCGTCACCGAGGCGTACTACGACCGCTCGGCGCACCCCCCGCCGCCGCCCGGCACCTACCAGGAGAACGGCCCGCTCTACAGCCCCCCGCCCGCCACTCCCCAGGGCCCCGACCCCCGCCTGTGGGCGCGCACCCCCGCCCCCGAGCCCGAAGGCCCCTCGCAGCACCTGCCGTACGGGGACGACCCGCGTACGACCAGGTTCGTCGGCGTCGACCGCATCATCGGCGGGCGCCCCGGCGAGGAGCAGAACGCCTTCGCCCACCTCTACCGCGACCAGCAGGGCACCAGCGCCCCGGCGGCGCAGCCCCCGGTCCCGGAACCGGAGCCCGAGGCACCCGCGGCCGGGCCCGCCAAGGCAAACCGCGCCGCGAGCCTGCTGAAGTCCAGCGCGCTCATGGCCGCGGGCACGATCGTCTCCCGCATCACTGGCTTCCTGCGCACCCTCGTCGTCGCGGGCGCGATCGGCGTCGGCACGCTCAACGACACCTACCAGGTCGCCAACACCCTCCCGACGATGATCTACGTCCTCGTCGGCGGCGGCGCCCTCAACGCCGTCTTCATCCCGCAGCTCGTCCGCGCGATGAAGAACGACGACGACGGCGGCGAGGCGTACGCCAACCGGCTCCTGACCCTCGTCGTCTCGCTCATGGCCGCGGTCACCCTCGTCTGCGTCCTGGCCGCGCCCCTCTTCATCCGGCTCATGTCGACGGAGATCGCCAACGACCCGGCACAGCGCGCGGTGGCGATCGAGTTCGCCCGCTACTGCCTGCCGACGATGTTCTTCATGGGCGTCCACGTCGTCCTGGGGCAGATCCTCAACGCGCGGGGCCGCTTCGGCGCCATGATGTGGACCCCGGTCCTCAACAACATCGTCATCATCGCCACGTTCGGCGCGTTCATCTGGGTCTTCGGCGGCTACACCTCCTCCGGCGTCGGCGCCGGGAACGTCACCCCGGACGGGGTCCGGCTCCTCGGCATCGGCACGCTGCTCGGTCTCGTCGTGCAGGCGCTCGCGATGGTCCCGTACCTCCGCGACGCCGGCTTCAAGCTGCGGCTGCGCTTCGACTGGCGCGGCCACGGTCTCGGCAAGGCGATCGGCCTCGCCAAGTGGACCTTCCTCTTCGTCCTCGCCAACCAGCTCGGCATGGTCGTCGTCACCCAGCTCGCGACGGCCGCCGGGCACGCCGCCGAGAAGGACGGCGTCACCGGCACCGGCATCACCGCCTACAACTACGCGCTGCTGCTCTGGCAGATGCCGCAGGCGATCATCACCGTCTCGGTCATGACCGCCGTGCTGCCGCGCATCTCGCGCGCCGCCGCGGACGGCGACGCCGCGGCGGTCCGCGAGGACATCTCCTACGGGCTGCGCACCTCCGCCGTCGCGATCGTGCCCTGCGCTTTCGCGTTCCTCGCCCTCGGCGTGCCGACCACGCTGCTGCTCTACGCGGGCTCGGGCAGTGAGGGCGCGCGCGGCATCGGCTTCGTCCTGATGGCCTTCGGCCTCGGTCTCATCCCGTACTCGGTGCAGTACGTCGTCCTGCGCGGTTTCTACGCGTACGAGGACACCCGCACCCCCTTCTACAACACCGTGATCGTCGCCGTGACCAACGCGGCGGCCTCCGGGCTGTGCTTCCTCGTGCTCCCCTCCCGCTGGGCGGTCGCGGGGATGGCGGGCTCCTACGGGCTCGCCTACGTCGTCGGCGTGGGCATCGCCTGGCGCCGCCTGCGCAAGCGGCTGGGCGGCGATCTGGACGGCGCGCACGTCGTACGGACCTACGCGCGGCTCATCGGCGCGTCGATCCCCGCCGCCCTCGTCGGCGGCGGCCTCGCCTACGTTCTTCTCAAGGCACTGGGCAACGGGGCCGGCGGGGCGCTGATTTCCCTGGTCGTGGGCGGGATCGCCCTGCTCGGGGTCTTCTACGTGGCGGCGAGGAGGATGCGGATCGCGGAGCTCAATTCCATGATCGGTATGGTGCGCGGACGGCTCGGCCGCTAA